The Micromonospora krabiensis genome window below encodes:
- a CDS encoding FAD-dependent oxidoreductase has translation MGDRRAVVVGGGIGGLSAALALHRRGWQVTVLERAPELREVGAGLTLMANALRGLDALGLGPAVRHGGHAETPGGIRTPTGRWLSRVDGAEMTRLLGTTALGIHRATLHRLLREALPAATLLTGAEVLDVASAEDGVEVHYRRDGAPATARADLAVGADGLHSVVRTRLWPQSPPPAYAGSTAWRAAIDFPAPVPAAITWGPGAEFGMVPLGAGRVYWYGAITARPGGHAPDELSAVQARFGSWHDPIPALLAATPPGVVLRNDIYHLATPLPSYVRGRVALLGDAAHAMTPNLGQGACQAIEDAVVLGAVCADGAEDVPAALAAYDRQRRPRSQAIARAAHRTGRYGQQLRNPVAVAARNGLLRLAPARAALRGMARYADWQPPRAG, from the coding sequence ATGGGTGACCGGCGGGCGGTGGTGGTCGGTGGCGGCATCGGCGGGCTCAGCGCGGCCCTGGCCCTGCACCGGCGCGGATGGCAGGTCACCGTGCTGGAGCGCGCCCCCGAGCTGCGCGAGGTCGGCGCCGGACTGACCCTCATGGCGAACGCGCTACGCGGCCTGGACGCGCTCGGGCTCGGGCCGGCGGTCCGGCACGGCGGGCACGCCGAGACGCCGGGCGGGATCCGCACCCCGACCGGGCGATGGCTGTCCCGGGTGGACGGCGCGGAGATGACCCGGCTGCTCGGCACCACCGCTCTCGGCATCCACCGGGCCACCCTGCACCGGCTGCTGCGCGAGGCACTGCCCGCGGCGACGCTGCTCACCGGCGCCGAGGTACTCGACGTGGCTTCCGCCGAGGACGGCGTCGAGGTCCACTACCGCCGCGACGGCGCTCCCGCGACGGCACGCGCCGACCTGGCGGTCGGCGCCGACGGCCTGCACAGCGTGGTGCGCACGCGGCTGTGGCCGCAGTCGCCGCCCCCGGCCTACGCCGGCTCCACCGCCTGGCGGGCCGCGATCGACTTCCCGGCACCGGTCCCGGCGGCGATCACGTGGGGCCCGGGGGCGGAGTTCGGCATGGTGCCACTCGGTGCCGGCCGGGTCTACTGGTACGGCGCGATCACCGCTCGGCCGGGCGGGCACGCGCCGGACGAGCTGAGCGCGGTCCAGGCGCGTTTCGGCTCCTGGCACGACCCGATTCCGGCACTGCTCGCCGCCACCCCGCCGGGTGTGGTGCTGCGCAACGACATCTACCACCTGGCCACCCCCCTGCCCAGCTACGTGCGGGGACGGGTGGCTCTGCTCGGAGACGCCGCGCACGCGATGACCCCCAACCTCGGCCAGGGCGCCTGCCAGGCGATCGAGGATGCGGTGGTGCTCGGCGCCGTCTGCGCCGACGGCGCCGAGGACGTCCCGGCCGCGCTCGCGGCGTACGACCGGCAGCGCCGGCCGCGCAGCCAGGCGATCGCGCGGGCGGCCCACCGCACCGGCCGGTACGGCCAGCAGCTACGCAACCCGGTGGCCGTGGCGGCGCGCAACGGGCTGTTGCGGCTGGCCCCGGCCCGCGCCGCGCTGCGGGGGATGGCCCGGTACGCCGACTGGCAGCCGCCGCGAGCCGGCTGA
- a CDS encoding LppM family (lipo)protein, producing the protein MMTRSFRGRALRVAVCLALVGALGGCMQLNVGLTVNADDTVDGQLLLTAQKSLLTARNMSIDAGFAELRQNIPALPPGEEIRYEDAKLYGSQITYRKTPLSVFNSESLKLVREDDLYRFTLPLDPKKYGGKLAEQNPQTQQAFLLLMSFEISVTFPGRVLDSNGTVTGRSVTWKVDANQEKPTELRALAEAPPRPSASVVPGNDGGGFPWLLAVGGAVILLLVAVVVVLLLRRSRPTAPAAGAGATVPTQPSGPATPPPGSPPTPGSTPADPPRSG; encoded by the coding sequence ATGATGACGAGATCATTCCGCGGCAGGGCACTCCGCGTCGCGGTGTGTCTCGCGCTGGTCGGCGCACTCGGCGGTTGCATGCAACTCAATGTCGGACTCACCGTGAACGCCGACGACACGGTCGACGGGCAGCTCCTGCTGACCGCGCAGAAGTCCCTGCTCACCGCCCGGAACATGAGCATCGACGCCGGCTTCGCCGAGCTCCGTCAGAACATTCCGGCACTGCCGCCCGGCGAGGAGATCCGATACGAGGACGCGAAGCTCTACGGTTCCCAGATCACCTATCGGAAGACGCCGCTGAGCGTTTTCAACAGCGAGAGCCTCAAACTGGTCCGAGAGGACGATCTCTATCGGTTCACCCTCCCGCTCGACCCGAAGAAATACGGCGGGAAACTGGCTGAACAGAACCCGCAGACCCAACAGGCTTTCCTGCTCCTGATGTCCTTCGAGATATCGGTGACCTTCCCCGGCCGGGTGCTCGATTCGAACGGCACGGTCACCGGCCGGTCGGTCACCTGGAAGGTCGACGCCAACCAGGAGAAGCCGACCGAGCTTCGGGCGCTCGCCGAGGCCCCACCGCGTCCGTCGGCGTCGGTGGTGCCCGGAAACGACGGCGGCGGCTTCCCGTGGCTGCTCGCCGTCGGCGGTGCGGTGATCCTGCTCCTGGTGGCCGTCGTGGTCGTACTCCTGCTGCGACGCTCCCGCCCGACGGCGCCGGCGGCGGGCGCCGGTGCGACGGTTCCGACTCAGCCCTCCGGCCCCGCCACCCCACCACCCGGCAGCCCGCCCACCCCGGGCTCCACACCGGCCGATCCGCCGAGATCCGGCTGA
- a CDS encoding glycine zipper family protein: MVFGILSAAVHVLLGAALGVWAGGPLGLLVGAVVGALVGAPFGWAIASARVYGPDARGVFLFVVDHTWSLLNTVVGAVYLAVHLIFGHSLDRSTSQHSCRVNVVEGVSPRYATTIGTVCAGSSPGIQRHEDVHIFQGRLLGPLYIPLVLANYVLFTIAPVWLLYHDHGNAPINRFTRYFEIGVYPHVWNEAIAYRIQGTPPR; encoded by the coding sequence ATGGTCTTCGGAATCCTCAGCGCGGCGGTGCACGTCCTGCTCGGCGCGGCGCTCGGCGTCTGGGCCGGCGGTCCGCTCGGGCTGCTGGTCGGCGCCGTCGTGGGCGCGCTGGTCGGCGCGCCGTTCGGCTGGGCGATCGCCTCCGCCCGGGTGTACGGCCCGGACGCCCGCGGTGTGTTCCTCTTCGTCGTCGACCACACGTGGAGCCTGCTCAACACCGTGGTCGGCGCGGTCTACCTGGCCGTGCACCTGATCTTCGGGCACTCGCTGGACCGGTCCACCTCGCAGCACAGCTGCCGGGTCAACGTGGTGGAGGGCGTGTCGCCCCGGTACGCCACCACGATCGGCACGGTCTGCGCCGGGTCCAGCCCGGGCATCCAGCGGCACGAGGACGTGCACATCTTCCAGGGTCGACTGCTCGGGCCGCTCTACATCCCGCTCGTGCTGGCCAACTACGTGCTCTTCACCATCGCCCCGGTGTGGCTGCTCTACCACGACCACGGCAACGCGCCGATCAACCGGTTCACCCGGTACTTCGAGATCGGCGTCTACCCGCACGTCTGGAACGAGGCCATCGCCTACCGGATCCAGGGGACCCCGCCGCGATGA
- a CDS encoding carboxypeptidase-like regulatory domain-containing protein has translation MSTDGRGPIETATTELSGWLATAVGRSVPVGPPRPVDDTDELTLWPLELRPDRQTRGSGAVREPYRFTVRHLLCAAGPAGLPGLDRVLAAATGGSAYAVLLEAGDPGLWAAFGTVPRPALLIDVPTQVAHPTPAAPPVLRPLRLRQLASLSFTGRVVGPEDQPLAAMRVEVPGTAYVTSTDTGGRFRVVGVPHDPEHPGPVRLRLTGRGQVLTAEVDPAERDIVIVCAPPPR, from the coding sequence ATGAGCACCGACGGGCGCGGACCGATCGAGACGGCCACCACCGAGCTGTCCGGCTGGCTGGCCACGGCGGTGGGACGATCCGTCCCGGTCGGCCCGCCCCGGCCCGTGGACGACACGGACGAGCTGACCCTCTGGCCGCTGGAGCTGCGCCCCGACCGGCAGACCCGCGGTAGCGGCGCGGTCCGGGAGCCGTACCGCTTCACGGTCCGCCACCTGCTCTGCGCCGCCGGCCCGGCCGGGCTGCCCGGACTGGACCGGGTGCTCGCCGCAGCCACCGGCGGCAGCGCGTACGCGGTGCTGCTGGAGGCGGGCGATCCCGGGCTCTGGGCGGCGTTCGGCACCGTCCCTCGCCCGGCGCTGCTGATCGACGTGCCGACGCAGGTCGCCCACCCGACGCCGGCGGCGCCACCGGTGCTGCGTCCGCTGCGGTTGCGCCAACTGGCCTCGCTCAGCTTCACCGGCCGGGTGGTCGGCCCGGAGGACCAGCCGCTCGCCGCGATGCGGGTGGAGGTGCCGGGCACGGCGTACGTCACCTCGACCGACACCGGCGGCCGGTTCCGGGTGGTGGGCGTCCCGCACGATCCTGAGCACCCCGGGCCGGTCCGGCTGCGGCTGACCGGGCGCGGGCAGGTGCTCACCGCCGAGGTCGACCCCGCCGAGCGCGACATCGTCATCGTCTGCGCGCCACCGCCCCGCTGA
- a CDS encoding phage tail sheath subtilisin-like domain-containing protein, which translates to MPSYFSPGIYVEEVPSAARPIGPAGTSTAAFVGVAPDRGAHLGKALPVNNWSDFLRLYADGENLESTPLARAVFGFLDNGGTRCWVVNVGEGGAITGTGQRRGGLQLLEAVDEISILAAPGFHDPVSHDALLSMAERLRTMVAICDPAPDVEDVSALTRVATPSSGKPPKPSEGTGGSGGSGAGSGDAGPTAHRPRQSDFGAFYYPWLLVRDPLSGELVHTPPSGHMAGIWARTDGLRGVHKAPANEPVRGAVDLAYLVTRPEHDVLNPKGVNVIRHFAGEGIRVWGARTLAAEASEWRYLNVRRLSIAIEQAIANGTRWMVFEPNDFSLWRSIRRDIGAFLTRVWRDGALLGRTAEEAFFVKCDEETNPPDVRDAGMVVAHIGIAVVKPAEFVVFKLSQWAGGTETETIGG; encoded by the coding sequence ATGCCCAGCTACTTCTCCCCCGGCATCTACGTCGAGGAGGTGCCGAGCGCCGCCAGGCCGATCGGGCCCGCCGGCACCAGCACCGCCGCCTTCGTCGGTGTCGCGCCGGACCGGGGCGCCCACCTCGGCAAGGCGCTCCCGGTCAACAACTGGTCGGACTTCCTGCGGCTCTACGCCGACGGGGAGAACCTGGAGAGCACCCCGCTGGCCCGGGCGGTGTTCGGCTTCCTGGACAACGGCGGCACCCGGTGCTGGGTGGTCAACGTCGGCGAGGGCGGCGCGATCACCGGCACCGGGCAGCGACGTGGCGGGCTGCAACTGCTGGAGGCCGTCGACGAGATCTCCATCCTCGCCGCGCCCGGCTTCCACGACCCCGTCTCCCACGACGCGCTGCTCAGCATGGCGGAACGGCTGCGCACCATGGTCGCGATCTGCGACCCGGCCCCCGACGTCGAGGACGTGTCGGCGCTGACCCGGGTGGCCACCCCGTCGAGCGGCAAGCCGCCGAAGCCGTCCGAGGGAACCGGCGGCTCGGGTGGCTCCGGCGCCGGCTCGGGTGACGCGGGACCGACGGCGCACCGACCGCGGCAGTCCGACTTCGGCGCGTTCTACTACCCCTGGCTGCTGGTCCGCGACCCGCTCAGCGGCGAACTGGTGCACACGCCGCCGAGCGGGCACATGGCCGGCATCTGGGCCCGCACCGACGGGCTGCGCGGCGTGCACAAGGCCCCCGCCAACGAGCCGGTACGCGGCGCGGTCGACCTGGCGTACCTGGTGACCCGGCCGGAGCACGACGTGCTCAACCCCAAGGGCGTCAACGTGATCCGCCACTTCGCCGGCGAGGGCATCCGCGTCTGGGGCGCCCGTACGCTCGCCGCCGAGGCCAGCGAGTGGCGCTACCTGAACGTCCGCCGGCTCTCCATCGCCATCGAACAGGCCATCGCCAACGGCACCCGGTGGATGGTGTTCGAGCCGAACGACTTCTCGCTGTGGCGCTCGATTCGTCGCGACATCGGCGCCTTCCTGACCCGGGTGTGGCGCGACGGCGCGCTGCTCGGGCGTACGGCCGAGGAGGCGTTCTTCGTCAAGTGCGACGAGGAGACCAACCCGCCGGACGTCCGTGACGCCGGGATGGTGGTCGCCCACATCGGTATCGCCGTGGTGAAGCCGGCGGAGTTCGTCGTGTTCAAGCTGAGCCAGTGGGCCGGCGGCACCGAGACCGAGACGATCGGAGGCTGA
- a CDS encoding phage tail protein, producing the protein MPTTATPQPGAPVDPYRAYNFRLLVNGVTNGHFTEVSGLAMSIPGIPYREHGTDRIRIVPGQVEYEPVTLHFGLTASRELWDWVHAVAKGVVSRRNVSIVLLDAAGTAEVLRWNLINAWPTGWRGAALNTLGQEIAVAALTLRYEGLDLETGGAAPTPA; encoded by the coding sequence ATGCCGACCACGGCCACCCCGCAGCCGGGCGCCCCCGTCGACCCGTACCGGGCGTACAACTTCCGGCTGCTCGTCAACGGCGTGACCAACGGGCACTTCACCGAGGTCAGCGGCCTGGCGATGAGCATCCCGGGCATCCCGTACCGGGAGCACGGCACCGACCGGATCCGGATCGTGCCGGGCCAGGTGGAGTACGAGCCGGTGACCCTGCACTTCGGACTGACCGCGTCGCGCGAGCTGTGGGACTGGGTACACGCGGTGGCGAAGGGCGTGGTGAGCCGGCGCAACGTCTCGATCGTCCTGCTCGACGCGGCGGGCACCGCCGAGGTGCTCCGCTGGAACCTCATCAACGCCTGGCCGACCGGGTGGCGGGGCGCGGCCCTGAACACGCTCGGCCAGGAGATCGCCGTCGCCGCGCTGACCCTGCGGTACGAGGGCCTGGACCTGGAGACCGGCGGTGCCGCGCCGACGCCCGCGTAG
- a CDS encoding CIS tube protein: protein MERVAFLIDATGARVDCLLNPETVQVTRLAGVRRRTSTEGQLTGVGLADDPLVFTGGGRTELVLDLLFDVDFVESQVRPDDVRSLTRPLWMLAENSAVEHGWLRPPLVRLVWGKTWNVPGVIVAVAERFDAFTGTGSPRRSWLRLKLVRVAESADQAQAGFEEELTAAGTPTAAPGGAVVAAGDGAAAPGYSGVRFDLLAHDALGSPLRWRLLAEHNRITDPMSVPAGTALAVPPLTGAPATDPTTRAPAGGTAPDGLR from the coding sequence ATGGAGCGGGTCGCGTTCCTGATCGACGCCACCGGCGCCCGGGTGGACTGCCTGCTCAACCCGGAGACGGTGCAGGTGACCCGGCTCGCCGGGGTGCGCCGCCGGACCTCGACCGAGGGGCAGCTCACCGGCGTCGGGCTGGCCGACGACCCCCTGGTGTTCACCGGCGGGGGCCGCACCGAACTGGTGCTCGACCTGCTCTTCGACGTGGACTTCGTCGAGTCGCAGGTCCGGCCGGACGACGTCCGGTCGCTGACCCGGCCACTGTGGATGCTCGCGGAGAACTCCGCCGTCGAGCACGGCTGGCTGCGGCCGCCGCTGGTCCGGTTGGTCTGGGGCAAGACGTGGAACGTGCCCGGTGTGATCGTCGCGGTGGCGGAGCGCTTCGACGCGTTCACCGGTACCGGCTCGCCGCGCCGCTCCTGGCTGCGCCTGAAGCTGGTCCGGGTCGCCGAGAGCGCCGACCAGGCGCAGGCCGGCTTCGAGGAGGAGTTGACGGCGGCGGGCACGCCGACCGCCGCGCCGGGTGGCGCCGTGGTCGCCGCCGGTGACGGCGCGGCGGCGCCCGGGTACTCCGGCGTCCGGTTCGACCTGCTCGCCCACGACGCGCTCGGGTCGCCCCTGCGGTGGCGGCTGCTCGCCGAGCACAACCGGATCACCGACCCGATGAGCGTGCCCGCCGGCACCGCGCTGGCCGTGCCGCCGCTGACCGGCGCGCCGGCAACCGATCCGACGACCCGCGCACCGGCCGGCGGCACCGCACCGGACGGTCTCCGGTGA
- a CDS encoding phage baseplate assembly protein V, producing the protein MTAVASRALAVLVDGVPLPEPAMRRLRSVRVAARLDQPTQCELTLATDSGGAALPPWARTGAALDVRLVDRPDGLFTGEVTCVEVEYAADGTALLRIRAYDVLHRLRKRQSLRVFESVTAAELARDLCGEVGLDVDADDDGPRVERLLQHRHSDLELLTEVTGRAGLHLAADEDRVRLVTLAGYGEPIVLRLGRDVHALRVSTNLDRAGGGSAALGWHPQRAEPISQRADEARCGRPVDQRPDPADVGADGLRTAVDQPGRSDDELAGIAQARLDARAAALVTAEGVAEGDPALRPGRRIRLAEVAEALAGSYVLTEVVHTLDAHGHLTRFGTAPPPAPPPVGGPGASVTLGTVTDVADPDGLGRVRVTLPAYGELDAGWLAVLCPGAGRDKGIVALPDPEDTVLVALPGGEPASGVVLGSLFGTVTPYDAGIADGRARRWSLRTGSGQSIVVDDAGRSLRLATDGGSFLELTPDLVTLHAAADLVLSAPGRAMVVRARTVDFRQAEAAEDPAIAAERARALVSDPQRGGG; encoded by the coding sequence GTGACCGCGGTGGCGTCGCGGGCGCTCGCGGTGCTCGTCGACGGGGTGCCGCTGCCCGAGCCGGCGATGCGCCGACTGCGGTCGGTGCGTGTCGCCGCCCGGCTCGACCAGCCCACCCAGTGCGAGCTGACCCTGGCCACCGATTCCGGCGGGGCCGCGCTGCCGCCGTGGGCGCGCACCGGGGCGGCCCTGGACGTACGGCTGGTCGACCGTCCGGACGGGCTCTTCACCGGCGAGGTGACCTGCGTCGAGGTGGAGTACGCGGCGGACGGCACGGCGCTGCTGCGGATCCGGGCGTACGACGTGCTGCACCGGCTGCGCAAGCGGCAGTCGCTGCGGGTGTTCGAGTCGGTCACCGCTGCCGAGCTGGCCCGGGACCTGTGCGGCGAGGTGGGCCTGGACGTCGACGCGGACGACGACGGACCCCGGGTGGAGCGGCTGCTCCAGCACCGGCACAGCGACCTGGAGCTGCTCACCGAGGTGACCGGTCGGGCCGGGCTGCACCTGGCCGCCGACGAGGACCGGGTCCGCCTGGTCACGCTCGCCGGCTACGGGGAGCCGATCGTGCTGCGGTTGGGCCGGGACGTCCACGCGCTGCGGGTGTCGACCAACCTGGACCGGGCCGGCGGCGGGAGCGCCGCGCTGGGCTGGCACCCGCAGCGCGCCGAGCCGATCAGCCAACGGGCGGACGAGGCGCGCTGCGGTCGACCGGTCGACCAGCGCCCCGACCCGGCCGACGTGGGGGCCGACGGGCTGCGTACGGCGGTGGACCAGCCGGGGCGCAGCGACGACGAGCTGGCCGGCATCGCCCAGGCCCGGTTGGACGCCCGTGCCGCCGCCCTGGTCACCGCCGAGGGGGTGGCCGAGGGTGATCCGGCGCTGCGGCCGGGGCGGCGGATCCGGTTGGCCGAGGTGGCCGAGGCGCTGGCCGGGTCGTACGTGCTCACCGAGGTCGTGCACACCCTCGACGCCCACGGCCACCTGACCCGGTTCGGCACCGCCCCGCCGCCGGCGCCACCGCCCGTCGGCGGGCCGGGCGCGTCGGTCACCCTCGGCACGGTCACCGACGTGGCCGACCCAGACGGGCTGGGCCGGGTCCGGGTGACCCTGCCGGCCTACGGGGAGCTGGACGCCGGCTGGCTCGCCGTGCTCTGCCCAGGGGCCGGGCGGGACAAGGGGATCGTCGCGCTGCCCGACCCGGAGGACACGGTGCTGGTGGCCCTGCCCGGCGGGGAACCGGCGTCCGGGGTGGTGCTCGGTTCGCTCTTCGGCACGGTCACCCCGTACGACGCGGGGATCGCCGACGGGCGGGCCCGGCGCTGGTCGCTGCGGACCGGGTCGGGACAGTCGATTGTGGTCGACGACGCCGGCCGGAGCCTGCGGCTGGCCACCGACGGCGGCAGCTTCCTGGAGCTCACCCCCGATTTGGTCACCCTGCACGCCGCGGCCGACCTGGTGCTTTCGGCGCCCGGCCGGGCCATGGTGGTGCGCGCCCGCACCGTCGACTTCCGCCAGGCCGAGGCGGCCGAGGACCCGGCGATCGCCGCGGAACGGGCCCGCGCACTGGTGTCCGACCCGCAGCGAGGAGGCGGCTGA
- a CDS encoding GPW/gp25 family protein translates to MRAFRFVGAGFDAGRTGGLALTAAGGLAMTEGDETVRQALFLLLSTTPGERLMRPGYGSRLHRLVFAPNDDTTAGLAIHYVRQAIARWEPRVEVIDVDAGPDPEDPWRLVIRLDYRVRASLTPGQLVFSVDLLPADDPDAPPAPGPDASQGGQ, encoded by the coding sequence GTGAGGGCCTTCCGGTTCGTCGGCGCCGGGTTCGACGCGGGTCGCACCGGCGGGCTGGCGCTGACCGCGGCCGGCGGCCTGGCGATGACCGAGGGCGACGAGACCGTACGCCAGGCGCTGTTCCTGCTGCTGTCCACCACCCCGGGCGAGCGGCTGATGCGGCCCGGGTACGGCTCCCGGCTGCACCGGCTCGTCTTCGCGCCGAACGACGACACGACCGCCGGACTGGCCATCCACTACGTACGCCAGGCGATCGCCCGGTGGGAGCCGCGGGTGGAGGTGATCGACGTGGACGCCGGACCCGACCCGGAGGACCCGTGGCGGCTGGTGATCCGCCTCGACTACCGGGTGCGGGCCAGTCTGACGCCCGGACAGCTGGTGTTCTCCGTCGACCTGCTGCCGGCCGACGATCCGGACGCCCCGCCGGCGCCCGGCCCCGACGCCTCGCAGGGAGGTCAGTGA
- a CDS encoding putative baseplate assembly protein: MTLPVPHLDDRGFLDLVTEARERIRQSCPGWTDLSAHDPGMALVEAFAHLTEVMIYRLNQLPEKAYVSFLNLLGVARHAPSAAWADVRFSRTGADAGPVRIPAGTRVAAARGADPRPVVFVTTEPAVLSAGEAAVTVRMHHCEPVEAELLGTGSGQPGQVLRAARPPLAHTAEPLDLLLGVEVPAGSVELGAAAREHDGRTFEIWRPVDSFAGVGPQAKVYRVDRCSGTVTFAPALELRPPADGTAPTGDTAPNDGAPTADGSGSADDAAPAGPVTVAAVPPAGRQVRLWYRAGGGPAGNVAPGTLTSLRDPLPGVRVDNPAAAAGGREMESLESVLLRGPYEFFAQQRAVTARDFEVLATGSGAVARARAFTRSAVYSFARPGEVEVVLVPYVPPSERPGGRLPVTVLRDHEIAEARRRVEADLDRRRALGTSCRASWARYKAVSIRARVVVRREEDADAVRRRIHDRLHQTLSPLPTALNPTGWAFGEPLRASNVYRLLEHAEPGVRYVESVRFVVDEAPDAEVRALAVDPYQPRTWYAGRGPVLFRSTNAGAGWESAGRFDGESVLRVVPAPAPVRPGIVPRPGAVAVVTLRAAGGSRVHLSTDLGETWSLLADLDSRISDLAWIDRDGAGALLVATDTGLYEVSLLPGAVPLQILVDPADADRGFYAVRAFVSERGAPGVAVAAQAGFGVYLSTAGGRPGTFAHVGLANVDNRVLAVQYDGPATLLWSGAGEPDPKKPGQGCHRTRLFESDVKWQSVQGGWIGGTCRDLAFAGPVALAATQSGGVLRLDTLAAQPQWSSVSVNCGLPLRDRTRFVPVDAVAATDAGGRLVLAAGERGVHRSVDGVDWTASANQATADVVTVPDTWLLCSGEHDIEVVRQDASSGD, from the coding sequence ATGACGCTGCCCGTGCCCCACCTGGACGACCGCGGCTTCCTCGACCTGGTGACCGAGGCGCGCGAGCGGATCCGGCAGTCCTGCCCCGGCTGGACCGACCTCTCCGCGCACGACCCGGGCATGGCGCTGGTCGAGGCGTTCGCGCACCTCACCGAGGTGATGATCTACCGGCTGAACCAGTTGCCGGAGAAGGCGTACGTCTCGTTCCTGAACCTGCTCGGTGTGGCCCGCCACGCGCCGTCTGCCGCCTGGGCCGACGTGCGGTTCAGCCGGACGGGCGCGGACGCCGGCCCGGTCCGGATCCCCGCCGGCACCCGGGTCGCCGCGGCCCGGGGCGCCGACCCCCGTCCGGTCGTCTTCGTCACCACCGAGCCGGCGGTGCTGTCGGCCGGGGAGGCCGCGGTGACCGTGCGGATGCACCACTGCGAACCGGTCGAGGCAGAGCTGCTCGGCACCGGCAGCGGTCAGCCAGGCCAGGTGCTGCGCGCGGCCCGCCCCCCGCTCGCGCACACCGCCGAACCACTGGACCTGCTGCTCGGGGTGGAGGTGCCGGCCGGCTCGGTGGAGCTGGGCGCGGCCGCACGGGAACACGACGGGCGGACCTTCGAGATCTGGCGGCCGGTGGACAGCTTCGCGGGGGTCGGCCCGCAGGCCAAGGTGTACCGGGTCGACCGCTGCTCGGGCACGGTCACCTTCGCCCCCGCGCTCGAGCTGCGCCCTCCGGCCGACGGCACCGCGCCAACCGGCGACACTGCCCCGAACGACGGCGCGCCGACGGCCGACGGCTCGGGCTCCGCGGACGATGCCGCCCCGGCCGGGCCGGTGACGGTGGCCGCGGTGCCGCCGGCCGGGCGGCAGGTCCGGCTCTGGTACCGGGCCGGGGGCGGCCCGGCCGGGAACGTGGCCCCCGGGACGCTGACCAGCCTGCGCGATCCGCTGCCGGGGGTACGGGTGGACAACCCGGCCGCCGCCGCGGGTGGGCGGGAGATGGAGTCGCTGGAGTCGGTGCTGCTGCGCGGCCCGTACGAGTTCTTCGCCCAGCAGCGGGCGGTCACGGCCCGCGACTTCGAGGTGCTGGCGACCGGGTCCGGCGCGGTCGCCCGGGCCCGCGCGTTCACCCGGTCGGCGGTCTACAGCTTCGCCCGCCCGGGCGAGGTGGAGGTGGTGCTGGTGCCGTACGTGCCGCCGAGCGAGCGGCCGGGCGGCCGGCTGCCGGTGACGGTGCTGCGCGACCACGAGATCGCCGAGGCGCGGCGCCGGGTGGAGGCGGACCTGGACCGCCGGCGGGCGTTGGGCACCAGTTGCCGGGCGAGCTGGGCCCGGTACAAGGCCGTCTCGATCCGGGCCCGGGTGGTGGTCCGTCGGGAGGAGGACGCCGACGCGGTCCGGCGGCGCATCCACGACCGGCTGCACCAGACACTGAGCCCGCTGCCCACCGCGCTGAACCCGACGGGCTGGGCGTTCGGCGAACCGCTGCGGGCGTCCAACGTGTACCGCCTGCTGGAGCACGCCGAGCCGGGGGTCCGCTACGTCGAGTCGGTGCGGTTCGTGGTGGACGAGGCGCCGGACGCCGAGGTGCGTGCCCTGGCCGTCGACCCGTACCAGCCCCGGACCTGGTACGCCGGGCGCGGGCCGGTGCTGTTCCGCTCCACCAACGCGGGTGCCGGCTGGGAGTCGGCCGGCCGGTTCGACGGCGAGTCCGTGCTACGGGTGGTGCCCGCGCCGGCCCCGGTCCGGCCGGGCATCGTGCCGCGCCCCGGCGCGGTGGCCGTGGTGACCCTGCGGGCGGCCGGCGGTTCGCGGGTGCACCTGAGCACCGACCTCGGGGAGACGTGGTCGCTGCTGGCCGACCTGGACTCCCGGATCTCGGACCTGGCCTGGATCGACCGGGACGGCGCGGGCGCGCTGCTGGTCGCCACCGACACCGGCCTGTACGAGGTGTCCCTGCTGCCCGGGGCGGTGCCGTTGCAGATCCTCGTCGACCCGGCGGACGCGGACCGCGGTTTCTACGCGGTCCGCGCCTTCGTCTCCGAACGCGGGGCGCCCGGCGTGGCGGTGGCCGCGCAGGCCGGCTTCGGGGTGTACCTGTCCACCGCCGGTGGCCGGCCGGGCACGTTCGCCCACGTCGGTCTGGCCAACGTGGACAACCGGGTGCTCGCGGTGCAGTACGACGGGCCGGCGACCCTGCTGTGGAGCGGCGCGGGCGAGCCGGACCCGAAGAAGCCCGGGCAGGGTTGTCACCGCACCCGGTTGTTCGAGTCGGACGTGAAGTGGCAGTCGGTGCAGGGCGGCTGGATCGGTGGCACCTGCCGGGACCTCGCGTTCGCCGGCCCGGTGGCGCTGGCCGCCACGCAGAGCGGCGGCGTGTTGCGCCTGGACACCCTGGCCGCCCAGCCGCAGTGGTCGTCGGTGTCGGTCAACTGCGGTCTGCCGCTGCGGGACCGCACCCGGTTCGTTCCGGTGGACGCGGTCGCCGCGACCGACGCCGGCGGGCGGCTGGTCCTGGCCGCCGGGGAACGCGGCGTGCACCGCAGCGTGGACGGCGTCGACTGGACGGCCAGCGCCAACCAGGCCACGGCCGACGTGGTGACCGTCCCGGACACCTGGCTGCTCTGCTCCGGCGAGCACGACATCGAGGTGGTGCGGCAGGATGCGTCGAGCGGCGATTGA